In Equus caballus isolate H_3958 breed thoroughbred chromosome 7, TB-T2T, whole genome shotgun sequence, one DNA window encodes the following:
- the ZBED5 gene encoding zinc finger BED domain-containing protein 5, with translation MIAHLLCILSYNFNTFVILNVYSKLTMFCTTNTLPMDLLLKQGSLKQEVESFCYQIVSESNDQKVGILQDEDEQLQPSVSKKSEGELSRVKFMSSSNKITFSKKPKRRKYDESYLSFGFTYFGNRDAPHAQCVLCKKILSNSSLAPSKLRRHLETKHAAYKDKDISFFKQHLDSPENNKPPTPKIVNTDNESATEASYNVSYHIALSGEAHTIGELLIKPCAKDVVMRMFDEQYSKKIDAVQLSNSTVARRIKDLAADIEEELVCRLKICDGFSLQLDESADVSGLAVLLVFVRYRFNKSIEEDLLLCESLQSNATGEEIFNCINGFMQRHEIEWEKCVDVCSDASRAMDGKIAEAVTLIKYVAPESTSSHCLLYRHALAVKIMPTTLKNVLDQAVQIINYIKARPHQSRLLKILCEEMGAQHTALLLNTEVRWLSRGKVLVRLFELRRELLVFMDSAFRLSDCLTNSSWLLRLAYLADIFTKLNEVNLSMQGKNVTVFTVFDKLSSLLRKLEFWASSVEEENFDCFPTLSDFLTEINSTVDKDICSAIVQHLRGLRSTLLKYFPVTNDNNAWVRNPFTVTVKPASLVARDYESLIDLTSDSQVKQNFSELSLNDFWSSLIQEYPSIARRAVRVLLPFATMHLCETGFSYYAATKTKYRKRLDAAPHMRIRLSNITPNIKRICDKKTQKHCSH, from the coding sequence ATTGCTCATCTTCTATGTATCCTGTCTTATAATTTCAATACATTTGTGATACTCAATGTTTATTCTAAATTAACCATGTTTTGTACTACAAATACATTGCCTATGGATCTGTTGCTGAAGCAAGGAAGTCTTAAACAAGAAGTAGAATCTTTTTGTTATCAAATTGTGTCTGAATCAAATGATCAAAAGGTTGGAATATTACAAGATGAAGATGAACAATTGCAGCCTTCAGTTTCTAAAAAATCAGAAGGTGAGCTTTCCAGGGTCAAATTTATGTCCAGTTCCAACAAAATAACATTTAGtaagaaaccaaaaagaagaaaatatgatgaAAGTTATTTGTCTTTTGGATTTACTTACTTTGGAAATAGAGATGCACCTCACGCTCAGTGTGTGTTATGTaagaaaattttatcaaatagCTCTTTGGCCCCTAGTAAGCTTCGAAgacatttggaaactaaacatGCTGCATATAAAGACAAAGACATCAGCTTTTTTAAGCAACATCTTGATTCACCTGAAAATAATAAACCCCCAACACCTAAAATTGTCAATACAGATAATGAAAGTGCTACAGAGGCATCGTACAATGTAAGTTACCATATAGCCCTGAGTGGAGAGGCTCATACTATTGGAGAATTGCTTATCAAGCCTTGTGCAAAGGATGTCGTGATGCGGATGTTTGATGAACAATACAGTAAAAAAATAGATGCAGTACAACTATCGAACAGTACCGTTGCACGCCGTATTAAGGATCTAGCTGCTGACATTGAAGAAGAGCTTGTTTGTAGACTGAAAATTTGTGATGGTTTTTCACTGCAACTAGATGAATCAGCTGATGTTTCAGGACTTGCTGTGCTGCTTGTGTTTGTTCGTTACAGGTTTAATAAGTCTATTGAGGAAGACCTACTCTTATGTGAATCTTTGCAAAGTAATGCTACTGGGGAAGAAATTTTCAACTGCATCAATGGTTTTATGCAGAGACATGAAATTGAATGGGAAAAATGTGTTGATGTTTGTAGTGATGCTTCTAGGGCAATGGATGGGAAAATTGCTGAGGCTGTCACCTTGATAAAATATGTGGCTCCCGAAAGCACCAGTAGTCACTGCCTATTGTATAGACATGCACTAGCAGTTAAAATAATGCCTACAACTCTGAAAAATGTGCTAGATCAGGCAGTACAAATCATCAATTATATTAAAGCTCGGCCACATCAGTCCAGACTACTAAAAATTTTATGTGAAGAAATgggtgcccagcacacagcacttCTTCTAAATACAGAGGTGAGGTGGCTTTCCCGAGGTAAAGTTCTTGTAAGACTCTTTGAGCTTCGTCGTGAACTATTGGTTTTCATGGATTCTGCTTTTCGACTATCTGATTGTTTAACAAATTCATCTTGGCTGCTAAGACTTGCATATCTTGCAGATATTTTTACTAAATTAAATGAGGTTAATCTGTCAATGCAAGGAAAAAATGTGACAGTTTTTACAGTATTTGATAAATTGTCATCATTATTAAGAAAATTGGAATTTTGGGCTTCGTCtgtagaagaagaaaattttgatTGTTTTCCTACCCTCAGTGACTTTTTGACTGAAATTAATTCTACAGTTGATAAAGATATTTGCAGTGCCATTGTGCAGCACCTAAGGGGTTTGCGCTCTactctcttaaaatattttcctgtaaCAAATGACAATAATGCTTGGGTTAGAAATCCATTTACAGTAACTGTTAAGCCAGCCTCATTAGTAGCACGGGACTATGAGAGCCTGATTGATTTAACGTCTGATTCGCAGGTGAAACAAAATTTCAGTGAACTTTCACTAAATGATTTTTGGAGTAGCCTAATTCAAGAGTACCCAAGCATTGCAAGGCGTGCAGTTCGtgtacttcttccttttgctACAATGCACCTATGTGAAACAGGGTTTTCATATTATGCTGCAACAAAAACGAAATATAGGAAAAGACTTGATGCTGCACCTCATATGCGGATCCGACTTAGCAACATTACACCTAATATTAAGCGGATATGtgataaaaagacacaaaaacacTGTTCTCATTAA